The DNA region AAATTGGGCTCAATGCTCTCTTTATATAATTTAGGTTGTTTTTCATCATTAATAAGAATCATAATAATATCAGCCTCGGCTGCTGCTTCTGCTGCAGTTGCAACTTTAAGTCCTGCTGCTTCTGCTTTCGCCCAGGATTTGCTGCCTTCATAAAGTCCAACAATTACATCCACACCAGAGTCATGTAAGTTAAGCGCATGGGCATGCCCCTGGCTTCCATATCCGATAATCGCCACTTTTTTTCCCTTTAATAAATTCAAATTGCAATCTTGTTCATAATATAATTTTGCCATTTTTTATTCCTCCTCATATTTATTATGTTGTTTGATTTCTTTATTCCCTCGCTCCAGAGCTGTAAGGCCTGTGCGAATCATTTCTTTGATACCATAAGGTTCCAGCATGCTGATTAATGCAGATACTTTTGCTTCATCTCCAGTGATCTCAATCATCAAGGATTCACTGGCTACATCGACTATTCTTCCTCTGAAAATATTCACGATTTCAATAACTTCTGGCCTCTGATGGGTAGCAACACCTACTTTTATAAGTACCAGTTCCCTGTATACAGATTGTTCAGGCTTTAATTCTATAACCTTAATTACATCGATGAGTTTATTTAGTTGCTTTTTGATTTGTTCCAGGATATATTCATCTCCTCGAACAACAATGGTCATGCGGGATACATTGGGATCTTCCGTTTCTCCCACGGAAAGACTGTCGATGTTATAGCCGCGTCGACTGAAAAGTCCTGACACCCGGCTTAACACCCCTGAATGGTTTTCTACTAAAACAGATAAAACATGTCTCTTCACTGCAATCCCCCTCTCTATAGTAAAAAGATATGTTAAAGTGTGCTTTCTTTTGGATCAACGATACATTCAATTAAAAATGTCTCGTCGGAATGAATCGCTTCATCAAATACTTCTTTTAGTTCATCATCCTGAAGAACTCTTCTTCCTTTAATACCATAAGCATCTGCCAGTTTAATAAAATCAGGATTGCCGCTTAAGTTTACACCATATTCCGCCTTATAATTTTTATACTGCATTTCTCTGACCATGCCCAATCCTTCATTATTAAACAGCAGTATGATCAGCTTAACTTTATTTTGCTTTAATGTGGCCAATTCAAAGAAACTCATCTGAAATCCACCGTCTCCCATGGTTGCGACAACCTGCCTATTAGGTGCCGCGATCGCTGCCCCAATAGCAGCCGGCAAGCTGTATCCCATGGTCCCTAAACCACCGGAAGTAAAAAACTTTCTCTCATCGAAAATCTTAAAGTTACGGGCTGACCACATCTGATTTTGCCCTACATCAGCAACTAAAATAGCATTTTGATCTAAAACTTCAGAAAGAAGTTGAATCGCATATTTAGGATTTACATTACTGGAAGGCTTCCTGTTTTTTATACCGCTTTGCTTCAAATCTGTCAGATATTTTACCCATTCATCCGTATTAAGAGGCTGTGCCATCTCAAGAAACTGTTCCAAAATATTTTTCACGTCTCCCACAACCGGTATGGAGGTTCCTAAATTCTTACCAATTTCCGCAGGATCCACATCAATATGGATAATATCTGCATTCTTTGCAAATAATTTGCTTCCTCCGGTTGCTCTGTCTGCAATTCTTGCCCCCATAAAAACTGCTACATCTGCTTCAGATACTGCCTTATTGGCAACTTTATCCCCATGAGAACCAATCATCCCGATATAATAAGGTGAATTGTGGTCCATTCCTCCTAACCCCATTAGGGTGCATACCACCGGAATTTTGGACTTTTCTGCAAAAGCAAGAAGTTCTTTTTCTGCCTTTGCACTGACAATTCCTCCACCTATGCATATAATCGGTTTTTTACTGTCTTTAAGCCTTCTCAACGCACGTTTAATCTGACCTATATGTCCTATGTATGTAGGTTTGTAACCTCTGATATTGACTTCTTCATCATAAGAAAATTCAATATTTTCATTCTGCATATCTACCGGTATATCAATAAGAACCGGACCAGGTCTTCCTGTTTTAGCGATATGAAATGCTTCTTTAATTATGCGAGGAAGATCCTTTGCATCTTTTACAAGATAACTATGTTTTATAAAAGGTTCTGTCGCTCCTGTAATGTCTACCTCTTGAAATACATCTCTTCCTATTAGTGTTGATTTTACCTGTCCTGTAAATGCAACAAGAGGAATGGAATCCATATAAGCAGTTGCAATGCCTGTAATCAAATTTGTAGCACCCGGTCCTGAAGTAGCAATGCAGACACCTACTTTACCTGAAGTGCGGGCATATCCACTGGCGCTATGAGCAGCTGCCTGTTCTTGTCGGACCAACACGTGACGGATTGGTGACTTTCTTAAAGCTTCATACAAAGGCATGATCGCGGCCCCTGGATAGCCAAAAACTGTTGTAACTTCTTCTTTCTTTAAACATTCTACAATCGCATCTGCAGCTTTCATCGACTCCCCTCCTTCGAAATAAAGAGTATAAAAAAACCCCATCCCTGACTTGCAGGGACGAGGAATACATTCCGCGCGTTACCACCCTTATTAACTTTATTTTGCAATAAAGTTCTCTCACTAGGTTCAATCAAACCTTCGCCTGTAACGGGGCTTGCCGTTTATCTCTTACTTGTATAGAAGAAGTTCTATACTTCGGAGAAACTGCTCTGGAGAGATTTGTATTTCGCTATAGGATCGGTTCACACCACCCACCGACTCTCTGCACCTATATTATGCAAAATACCAGGCTCCTTCATTGCATTTATCAGAAAATTAAATTTGTATGTATTTTAGCAGTAATTAAAACTAAAGTCAATAACTTTTTTGAGAAAATTGTAATATTATTTACATTTAACAAAACCTTCATCTTCTTTAAGAATATTTTCTATTTCTTCCAACGAAAGGGGTTTGCTAAACAAATAACCTTGAACCTTATCGCATTGCTGATATTTCAAAAAAGAATATTGATCCCATGTTTCTACTCCTTCAGCAATAACTTGAAGTGCCATATTATGTGACAAATCTATCACTGCTTTTGCAATGGTCTGTTGACCTTTATCCACTGTAATATTATCTACAAAAGTTTTATCGATTTTTACCGTATTGATCGGCAACTGTTTTAAATAATTCAAAGAGGAATATCCTGTTCCAAAATCATCTAAAGAAATATTAATATTCATCTTTTTTAATTTCCCAAGAATTTCTTTAGTAAGTTCAATATCCATCATTGCCAGGCTTTCTGTAATTTCTAAATCCAAAAGTCCCGGATTCATATCCGTTTCTTCGATAATCTTCGTGATCATTTCAACTAAGTCAGGCTGCTGGAACTGTTTTGCAGATAAATTAACAGAAATACGAACATCTCTAAACCCTTTTTTTCTCCATTCCGCACTTTGCTGACATGCTGTACGAATAACCCATTCTCCTATAGGGACAATCAATCCTGTTTCTTCTGCCAGAGGAATAAAATGAGCAGGAGAGATGCAGCCTTTTGTAGGATGTATCCAACGGATCAACGCTTCTACTCCTACTATCTTTCCTGTCATAATATCTATCTGAGGCTGATAACAGAGCACAAACTCCTGATGATCCAGCGCCTGTCTTAGATCCTCTTCCAACTGGTATTTCTCCAATACTTTTGCACTTATGCAGGATTCAAAAAAGCAATATTGATTTCTGCCCTTTTCTTTTGCGTAGTTCATTGCCATATCTGCATATTGAACGATTGTTTTCACATCCTCAGCATCATCAGGATAAACAGCAATCCCCATGCTGGCAGTAATATGAAACTTTTTTCCATCTAATATAAAAGGGGCCTGAAAAACATGAATGAACTTTTTAACAATATTAATGACATCATTTTTATCAATAACCTCAGGGATTAAAACAGCAAACTCGTCTCCTTCAAAGCGTGAAATAAAATCATTTTGACACAGACAGCCTTTAAGTAATTGGCTTACCTGCTTTAATACTATATCTCCCTGAGCATGCCCCACAGTATCATTAACGACTTTAAAATGATCTAAATCTATATAAATCAGTGCAACTTTTTGGTTATTTTTTTTGCAATCCTCAATACTTCTCAATAAAGTCTCTTCAAAAAACTTTCGGTTTGGTATTTTGGTCAGATCATCATAATAAATCAACTGAAAAATCCTGTTTTGAGATCTTTGGTAATTTCTCATGAACACAAAAAGACTTCCAGTTAAAGCCGCTCCAATCAAAAGGAGCACAATGGATATCTGGGTTGCATTTTGAATATTCAGGTATAATTTTGCAAGTTTAATACCCATAAAAATTAATAATAACAAAATTGCGAAAGCAACAATGCCTGCTATTCTAAATGGGATATTATTATATCCCATTACGTCTACCGGCCGTTTTCTTCTTTTTAACAATTTGTTATTAGAATTAATAGTGCTCACGATACCAGCTCCGTCCCTAGAATTGCCTCCTCCAACTATCTATAATAATTATAATTTACCTTAATATTAAAGTAAATCATATTATTTAAGATTTTTGTTCATTCTTCAATTTCTTCCTTTAATTTTCCAAGATCCTTAATAATAATATTTTTGCCATCCATATCTATCAGCTTTTTCTTCTTTAATTGGCTCATCACCCGTGTTGCCGTTTCTCTTGTGGTTCCGACAAGATTAGCTATATCCTGTCTTGTCATTCCAAGATGAATTTCTATGCCCTTATTCGTAAGCTTCCCATATTCTTTGGCTAGATTAATCAATACTTTAGCTGTTCTTATATATGTATCATTTAAGGCAATTTCTTTTACGTTCATTTGAGAATAATAAAGGCGTCTAGTAAGTACTTTTATAATTTGCAATGACAATTCTCTGTTTTCTAACACCATCTTTTCTATATCCCTGTTGTAAATCATTCCGACTTCAGCGTCTTCTATCACTTCTGCTGTTGCAGGATACTCTATGTCATTAAACATGGTTACTTCTGCTAAGATCGCACCTTCTCCAAAAATATTCAGGATAATTTCCCTTCCGTCAAAAGAAGTTTTATATACTTTTATTTTCCCCGATTGAATATAAAAAAAAGACTCCCCTTTATCCCCTTCATTAAAAATAATTGAACCCTTTGGATACTTTTTTTTAATTTCCAGCTGGCTGATTTTTATAAGCTGTTCCTCTGATAAGCCTGAAAAAACAGGTATCCTCTTTAAAGCTATGATATGTTTCTCCACTATAGTCCCCCATTTCCTTATTTTATTTATATTTGATTAAAATGTGATTAATATCATATTCAAGTATTCCTATATATTTTATAATGAATACATCAATTGTGACAAGGAGGATTTCTTATGAGTGCTTTTTTAGGCCCTATACATTATTGGCTGTACAATAAAATTGTTTTATTTGAAGCATTAGAAAAATCATTGGTTGAGACTTATATAAATCAATACGGTAAATCTATTGGTGAAATTTACATAAAATACTGTGATCGATATGGCGATCCTGTATCAATCGATGAACCTTTGGAAAATATTATTGATCAAAGCAATATCCATGGCTGGCTTCAAGAAAAAATCAGTATCGCAGAAACCCGTCAGGCAGCTTTTTTGAATGAAGTACTGAATATCCATGGAAAGCAAGCGTTACATCTTGCGTCAGATATATACAGCAGACAAGGAGCAGCTGCAGGCAAAAGAAGTCAGTCTCAGGAAGCACCTTCTTCTGCCCCTGAATTGTTCAAGGCCTTAAATAACTATATTTTAGACGGAATGCCCTGTGACCGTGTCAATGAAATCATAGTTTCTAAAGAAGAGTGTATGGAATGGAAAACAGTTTTCTGTCTTCATATAGGTTACTGGAATGCTGCAGGGGCAGATCCCGATATATTTTATACTTTAAGAAAACAATGGATCTCTGCATTTATCGAAAATGCAAATCCTGATTATAAATATGAATTTGAGAAAATCTCTGATTCATTATCTCACAAAATATTAAAAGGAGGAAGATAATATGAAAATCACAAAGGATATGCTGATCGCAGAAGTTTTAAGAATCAACCCCAATGCTGCCAGAATATTAATGAGCAGCGGAATGGGCTGTCTTGGATGCCCTTCATCCCAGGCTGAATCTTTAGAACAGGCTGCCGCAGTTCACGGCATTGACGTGGATGAACTGATCGAAAAACTGAATCAATAGAAAATATTAAAAAAGGATTATAGACTTAATGCTTTTAAGTCTATAATCCTTTTTCATAATTATACACCTAATTTTCAATAGTTGCTTCTCCAAAGGCTTTTTGAATAAGCGCCGTATTCGTTTCTTTACCTAAAAGACTCACTAAAGGTACAGTAATACTGGATACAATCATGGCAATACATGAAATAATCGGCATATCAATTAAAAGTATACCTAATTTCTCAAGGATCAAATATCCTCCTATCACAATCCCTCCACCTAAAAATCCTGCCCAAGCACCAAACTTTGTCGTTTTTTTCCACCATATTCCCCAAACATAAGGACCAAGGAACATACCGGACACAATGCCCCAGGATAAAGACATAAGGTAAACAATCGTATTGGATTGGAATACAGCCATAACATAGGATAAAGCAACAAAAAGCGCACAAAAAACTTTCATTATGCTCATGGTCTTTTGATCAGATAAATCGGGTTTTACATATCCCTTTATAAAATCTATAGAAATAGTCGAACTGGAAACAAGCACTAAAGATGCAAGGGTTGACATAGAAGCAGAGAGAATCAGTACAACAATAACCCCTAGCAAAGCATCCGGCAATGCTTTTTCTAACATAAGAGGTACAACCATATCTGCATTGCCTTGTGGCATCACTGCAACCCCCTCTTCTATAAAGAATAACCTTCCAAGAGAACCTGTAAAGTACGCACTGACCCCTATGACGAATGCAAAAATAGTAGAAATAATTGTCCCTCTTTTAATCGCGTGATCGTCTTTGACCGCATAAAATTTGTGAATCATTTGAGGCAATCCCCATACACCAAAACTTGTCATAAAAATCATGCTCATCAATGACAATCTTCTGCTGGAATCACTAAATACCATACCAAGCCCCGAATCAAGAGCCGATAATTTCGTAAATGCTCCGCTAAAGCCACCAACCGCATCATTATTAACGACAAAAAAGACCATAAGTATGCTGCCTATTAACATAACGATTCCTTGGATAAAGTCATTGATAGCTGTAGCCACATAGCCCCCTAAAAGAAGATAAAAA from Defluviitalea raffinosedens includes:
- the ilvN gene encoding acetolactate synthase small subunit codes for the protein MKRHVLSVLVENHSGVLSRVSGLFSRRGYNIDSLSVGETEDPNVSRMTIVVRGDEYILEQIKKQLNKLIDVIKVIELKPEQSVYRELVLIKVGVATHQRPEVIEIVNIFRGRIVDVASESLMIEITGDEAKVSALISMLEPYGIKEMIRTGLTALERGNKEIKQHNKYEEE
- the ilvB gene encoding biosynthetic-type acetolactate synthase large subunit, whose product is MKAADAIVECLKKEEVTTVFGYPGAAIMPLYEALRKSPIRHVLVRQEQAAAHSASGYARTSGKVGVCIATSGPGATNLITGIATAYMDSIPLVAFTGQVKSTLIGRDVFQEVDITGATEPFIKHSYLVKDAKDLPRIIKEAFHIAKTGRPGPVLIDIPVDMQNENIEFSYDEEVNIRGYKPTYIGHIGQIKRALRRLKDSKKPIICIGGGIVSAKAEKELLAFAEKSKIPVVCTLMGLGGMDHNSPYYIGMIGSHGDKVANKAVSEADVAVFMGARIADRATGGSKLFAKNADIIHIDVDPAEIGKNLGTSIPVVGDVKNILEQFLEMAQPLNTDEWVKYLTDLKQSGIKNRKPSSNVNPKYAIQLLSEVLDQNAILVADVGQNQMWSARNFKIFDERKFFTSGGLGTMGYSLPAAIGAAIAAPNRQVVATMGDGGFQMSFFELATLKQNKVKLIILLFNNEGLGMVREMQYKNYKAEYGVNLSGNPDFIKLADAYGIKGRRVLQDDELKEVFDEAIHSDETFLIECIVDPKESTL
- a CDS encoding putative bifunctional diguanylate cyclase/phosphodiesterase, yielding MSTINSNNKLLKRRKRPVDVMGYNNIPFRIAGIVAFAILLLLIFMGIKLAKLYLNIQNATQISIVLLLIGAALTGSLFVFMRNYQRSQNRIFQLIYYDDLTKIPNRKFFEETLLRSIEDCKKNNQKVALIYIDLDHFKVVNDTVGHAQGDIVLKQVSQLLKGCLCQNDFISRFEGDEFAVLIPEVIDKNDVINIVKKFIHVFQAPFILDGKKFHITASMGIAVYPDDAEDVKTIVQYADMAMNYAKEKGRNQYCFFESCISAKVLEKYQLEEDLRQALDHQEFVLCYQPQIDIMTGKIVGVEALIRWIHPTKGCISPAHFIPLAEETGLIVPIGEWVIRTACQQSAEWRKKGFRDVRISVNLSAKQFQQPDLVEMITKIIEETDMNPGLLDLEITESLAMMDIELTKEILGKLKKMNINISLDDFGTGYSSLNYLKQLPINTVKIDKTFVDNITVDKGQQTIAKAVIDLSHNMALQVIAEGVETWDQYSFLKYQQCDKVQGYLFSKPLSLEEIENILKEDEGFVKCK
- a CDS encoding Crp/Fnr family transcriptional regulator; the protein is MEKHIIALKRIPVFSGLSEEQLIKISQLEIKKKYPKGSIIFNEGDKGESFFYIQSGKIKVYKTSFDGREIILNIFGEGAILAEVTMFNDIEYPATAEVIEDAEVGMIYNRDIEKMVLENRELSLQIIKVLTRRLYYSQMNVKEIALNDTYIRTAKVLINLAKEYGKLTNKGIEIHLGMTRQDIANLVGTTRETATRVMSQLKKKKLIDMDGKNIIIKDLGKLKEEIEE
- a CDS encoding DUF1858 domain-containing protein — its product is MKITKDMLIAEVLRINPNAARILMSSGMGCLGCPSSQAESLEQAAAVHGIDVDELIEKLNQ
- a CDS encoding sodium:solute symporter family protein, which produces MKALFLLVFIGVMIGVGIYSKKKVKDTNDFFLGGRNMGAWMSAFAYGTSYFSAVIFIGYAGGLGWKYGVSASWIGMGNAVFGCWLAWKMLAQKTRDMTHNLDVRTMPEFFEKRYESKNMKFIAALVMFVFLVPYTASVYKGLGYIFESSFGISFNTVILGMAILTAFYLLLGGYVATAINDFIQGIVMLIGSILMVFFVVNNDAVGGFSGAFTKLSALDSGLGMVFSDSSRRLSLMSMIFMTSFGVWGLPQMIHKFYAVKDDHAIKRGTIISTIFAFVIGVSAYFTGSLGRLFFIEEGVAVMPQGNADMVVPLMLEKALPDALLGVIVVLILSASMSTLASLVLVSSSTISIDFIKGYVKPDLSDQKTMSIMKVFCALFVALSYVMAVFQSNTIVYLMSLSWGIVSGMFLGPYVWGIWWKKTTKFGAWAGFLGGGIVIGGYLILEKLGILLIDMPIISCIAMIVSSITVPLVSLLGKETNTALIQKAFGEATIEN